One genomic segment of Hevea brasiliensis isolate MT/VB/25A 57/8 chromosome 3, ASM3005281v1, whole genome shotgun sequence includes these proteins:
- the LOC110668840 gene encoding protein STRICTOSIDINE SYNTHASE-LIKE 10, with translation MNRNLTLVVAAATLVALLSILIADPINLFVPPSLPSSHDHLHSAKVVPVAGAVGPESLVFDPNGEGPYTGVADGRILKWQGDGGGWVDFATTTSNRKECTRPFAPELEHVCGRPLGLRFDKKTGNLYIADAYLGLQVVGPNGGLAKPVVSEVEGHPLRFTNDLDIDEEGDVIYFTDTSKIFQRRQFISSILNKDTTGRLLKYDKSSAEVTILLEGLAFANGVALSKDHSFVLVAETTACQISRYWLHGANAGKVDIFAKLPGFPDNIRRNSKGEYWVALHSKKGLFSKLALSNSWIGKTLLKLPLSFKQLHSLLIGGRPHATAIKLSEDGKVLKVLEDCDGKTLRFISEVEEKDGKLWIGSVLMPFLGVYDL, from the exons ATGAACAGGAATTTGACACTAGTTGTGGCAGCGGCGACTCTAGTGGCACTCCTCTCCATCCTCATAGCGGATCCCATCAATCTCTTTGTGCCACCTTCATTaccatcatctcatgatcatctcCACTCTGCAAAGGTCGTTCCCGTCGCCGGAGCTGTCGGACCGGAGAGCCTGGTCTTCGATCCCAATGGAGAAGGGCCCTACACTGGTGTTGCTGATGGAAGAATTCTCAAGTGGCAAGGAGATGGCGGCGGCTGGGTTGATTTTGCCACTACTACTTCTAATAG GAAGGAGTGCACTCGCCCATTTGCACCAGAATTGGAGCATGTGTGTGGAAGGCCACTGGGACTACGGTTTGATAAGAAAACTGGAAATCTCTACATAGCTGATGCCTATTTAGGTCTTCAAGTAGTAGGTCCAAATGGAGGTTTAGCCAAGCCAGTGGTCTCTGAAGTTGAAGGCCATCCCTTGCGCTTCACCAATGATTTGGATATTGATGAGGAGGGAGATGTGATTTACTTCACAGATACAAGCAAAATCTTCCAACGAAG GCAATTTATATCATCAATCTTGAATAAAGACACAACTGGCAGATTGCTGAAGTATGATAAATCAAGCGCAGAAGTTACAATTTTACTTGAAGGCCTTGCGTTTGCCAATGGAGTAGCATTGAGCAAGGACCACTCCTTTGTGCTAGTAGCTGAAACAACTGCTTGTCAGATTTCAAGGTATTGGCTTCATGGTGCCAATGCTGGAAAGGTTGATATTTTCGCAAAGCTTCCAGGATTTCCAGACAATATTAGAAGAAATTCAAAAGGGGAGTATTGGGTAGCTTTGCATTCCAAAAAAGGACTTTTTTCAAAGTTGGCTCTTTCAAATTCATGGATTGGAAAGACACTGTTAAAACTTCCTCTTAGCTTTAAGCAACTTCATTCACTGTTAATAGGAGGGAGACCACATGCAACTGCTATAAAGCTAAGTGAGGATGGGAAGGTTCTGAAAGTTTTAGAAGATTGTGATGGAAAGACATTGAGGTTTATAAGTGAAGTTGAAGAGAAGGATGGGAAGCTGTGGATTGGATCAGTACTGATGCCTTTCCTTGGTGTTTATGATTTGTAG